One genomic region from Cygnus atratus isolate AKBS03 ecotype Queensland, Australia chromosome 18, CAtr_DNAZoo_HiC_assembly, whole genome shotgun sequence encodes:
- the ARSG gene encoding LOW QUALITY PROTEIN: arylsulfatase G (The sequence of the model RefSeq protein was modified relative to this genomic sequence to represent the inferred CDS: deleted 1 base in 1 codon) — protein sequence MLGELRAGYPEGEEASIPGETAKRGTDGRTAPSPGCRPAPLQRCPRGAGMLPRRSSRQAISWWWLPDEARDSVTVVGTATAVLCPLQRAEAAVCCQLRALALQGKSRPPDVNVAPTGAAAQIERASGGKNHSLVLRLMRRGSEAPAWQAARQRRSVWRGDIGIAARDSGERGRAAPGGTMGTPSPRAVLLLAVLAALRAPPAAQGRPNFLVILADDLGWGDLGANWAETKETPNLDELAAEGTRFVDFHSAASTCSPSRASLLTGRLGARNGVTHNFAVTSVGGLPLNETTLAEVLRAAGYSTGAIGKWHLGHHGRHHPTSRGFDYYFGIPYSHDMGCTDTPGYNVPPCPPCPRHGVATSPADKECYTDVALPLLENLTIVQQPVNLSSLTERYAEAAARFVRRASDSGRPFFLYVALAHMHVPLEVTAPPGRDVYGAALREMDALVGRLRRLAGPDTLLWFTGDNGPWAQKCELAGRLGPLVGAWQRTRGGSPAKQTTWEGGHRVPALAYWPGRVPAARSSRAVLSTLDIFPTLVALAGATLPPNRRFDGLDVSPVLFGQSDVGHKILLHPNSGAAGKDGEIEALRLAQYKAFYTTGGAKACDGSVGPEERHQPPLIFNLDRDIQEQEPLDVASAEYQAVLPAISRAYAQALEDIATDNVSVADYSRDPAARPCCNAQHVACRCQAPPAASLDHSTERRATRLCL from the exons ATGCTGGGGGAGCTCCGAGCGGGTTATCCGGAGGGGGAAGAGGCCTCGATTCCTGGGG aaacagCTAAAAGAGGCACAGACGGCCGCACAGCTCCGTCCCCTGGGTGCCGTCCGGCTCCGCTGCAGCGGTGTCCCCGGGGAGCAGGGATGCTGCCGAGGCGCAGCTCCCGGCAG GCGATCTCGTGGTGGTGGCTCCCGGATGAGGCCAGGGACAGTGTGACGGTCGTCGGGACAGCCACGGCGGTTCTTTGTCCACTTCAGAGAGCCGAGGCTGCGGTCTGCTGCCAGCTCCGTGCGTTAGCTCTGCAGGGGAAGAGCCGCCCGCCAGACGTGAACGTCGCCCCgacaggagctgctgcacaAATCGAGCGCGCTTCTGGAGGGAAAAATCACAGTTTGGTTTTGCGCTTAATGAG GCGAGGCAGCGAAGCACCGGCCTGGCAGGCGGCCCGGCAGAGGAGGAGTGTCTGGAGAGGGGACATCGGCATCGCGGCGAGGGACAGCGGcgagcggggccgtgccgcgCCGGGTGGCACCATGGGGACCCCGTCCCCGcgggccgtgctgctgctcgCCGTGCTGGCGGCGCTCCGCGCTCCCCCCGCGGCGCAGGGGCGGCCGAACTTCCTTGTCATCCTGGCGGATGATCTGGGCTGGGGGGACCTCGGGGCCAACTGGGCCGAGACGAAGGAGACGCCGAATTTGGATGAGCTGGCTGCCGAAGGGACGAG GTTCGTGGATTTCCACTCGGCCGCCTCCACCTGCTCCCCGTCCCGCGCCTCGCTGCTCACGGGGCGCCTCGGGGCGCGCAACGGGGTGACCCACAACTTCGCCGTCACCTCGGTGGGCGGCCTGCCCCTCAACGAGACCACGCTGGCAGAGGTGCTGCGGGCGGCGGGGTACAGCACGGGGGCGATAG GCAAATGGCACCTGGGGCACCACGGCCGCCACCACCCCACTTCCCGCG GCTTCGACTATTACTTCGGGATCCCCTACAGCCACGACATGGGCTGCACGGACACCCCCGGCTACAACGTGCCgccctgcccgccctgcccgcggCACGGCGTCGCCACCAG CCCCGCCGACAAGGAGTGCTACACGGACGTGGCCCTTCCTCTCTTGGAGAACCTCACCATCGTCCAGCAGCCCGTCAACCTCAGCAGCCTGACGGAGCGCTacgcggaggcggcggcgcgcTTCGTCCGGCGGGCAAG TGACAGCGGGCGCCCCTTCTTCCTCTACGTGGCGCTGGCCCACATGCACGTGCCGCTGGAGGTGACGGCGCCGCCGGGCAGGGACGTCTACGGAGCCGCCCTGCGCGAGATGGACGCCTTGGTGGGGCGGCTGCGGCGCCTCGCCGGCCCCGACACGCTGCTGTGGTTCACAG GTGACAACGGCCCTTGGGCGCAGAAGTGCGAGCTGGCGGGACGGCTGGGGCCGTTGGTGGGGGCCTGGCAGAGGACACGAG GTGGGAGCCCGGCCAAGCAGACGACGTGGGAAGGAGGGCACCGCGTCCCGGCGCTGGCGTATTGGCCCGGCCGCGTCCCCGCCGCGCGGAGCAGCCGCGCCGTGCTGAG CACCCTGGACATCTTCCCCACGCTGGTGGCCCTGGCTGGAGCGACGCTTCCCCCAAACCGACGT TTTGACGGCTTGGACGTGTCCCCGGTTCTCTTTGGGCAGTCGGACGTGGGGCACAAG aTTCTGCTTCACCCCAACAGTGGGGCAGCTGGGAAGGACGGAGAGATCGAGGCGCTGCGGCTGGCTCAGTACAAGGCGTTCTACACCACAG GAGGGGCGAAGGCTTGCGACGGAAGCGTTGGGCCAGAAGAGCGTCACCAGCCACCCCTCATTTTCAATCTGGATCGTGATATCCAGGAACAGGAGCCTTTGGATGTGGCATCCGCAGAGTACCAGGCAGTGCTACCTGCAATCAGCCGGGCTTACGCGCAGGCTCTGGAGGATATTGCAACAGACAACGTCTCGGTTGCAGATTACTCCCGAGATCCAGCAGCGAGGCCGTGCTGCAACGCACAGCACGTGGCTTGCCGATGCCAAGCACCTCCCGCAGCCTCGCTGGACCACAGCACCGAGAGAAGAGCAACGCGGCTTTGTCTTTAA
- the WIPI1 gene encoding WD repeat domain phosphoinositide-interacting protein 1 isoform X1 — translation MAAQGQGQGGPAALSCCSYNQDRTSLAIGTTTGYKLFSLSSVEQLDQVHESNEIPDVYIVERLFSSSLVVVVSHAKPQQMNVYHFKKGTEICNYSYSSNILSIRLNRQRLIVCLEESIYIHNIKDMKLLKTILDTPPNATGLCALSINHANSYLAYPGSATSGEIALYDGNTLKTACTIPAHDGPLAALTFNSTGSKLASASEKGTVIRVFSIPGGQKLYEFRRGMKRYVNISSLVFSMDSQFLCASSNTETVHIFKLEHLTDSRPEEPPTWSGYMGKMFQAATNYLPAQVSGMINQDRAFATVRLNTSGQRNVCALSTIQKLPRLLVTTSDGHLYIYNLDPQDGGECVLIKKHSLLGSGKTEENKENDLQPPVPQSYAATVARQSTVPSTSTMPGYSEDGGALRGEVIPEHEFATGPVCLDDENEFPPIILCRGGQPGRAKRS, via the exons ATGGCGgcgcaggggcaggggcagggcggGCCCGCGGcgctcagctgctgctcctaCAACCAGGACCGCAC CTCTCTGGCAATTGGAACCACAACTGGATACAAGCTTTTCTCCTTAAGTTCTGTGGAGCAACTGGACCAGGTCCACGAAAGCA ATGAAATCCCAGATGTTTACATCGTGGAGCGTCTGTTCTCCAGCAGCCTTGTGGTCGTGGTCAGTCATGCCAAGCCACAGCAAATGAATGTCTACCACTTCAAGAAAGGGACGGAGATCTGCAACTACAGCTATTCCAGTAACATACTGTCCATCCGGCTGAACCGTCAG AGGCTGATTGTTTGCCTGGAGGAGTCAATTTACATCCATAACATTAAGGACATGAAGCTTTTGAAGACCATTCTGGATACGCCTCCCAATGCAACAG GTCTGTGCGCTCTCTCGATCAACCACGCCAACTCCTACTTGGCTTATCCCGGCAGCGCGACCAGCGGAGAGATCGCGCTTTACGACGGAAATACTTTG AAAACAGCCTGCACAATTCCTGCCCATGACGGCCCTCTGGCTGCCCTGACCTTCAACTCCACCGGCTCGAAGCTGGCAAGCGCTTCCGAAAaa GGCACAGTCATTCGGGTATTTTCCATTCCTGGTGGGCAAAAGCTCTATGAATTCCGGCGAGGGATGAAAAG GTACGTGAACATCAGCTCCCTGGTATTCAGCATGGATTCCCAGTTCCTGTGTGCTTCGAGTAACACGGAGACGGTGCACATCTTTAAACTGGAGCATCTCACTGACAG CCGGCCAGAAGAGCCTCCCACCTGGAGCGGGTACATGGGAAAGATGTTCCAGGCTGCTACCAACTACCTCCCTGCCCAAGTATCAGGCATGATAAACCAGGACCGAGCTTTCGCCACTGTACGCCTGAACACCTCCGGGCAGAGGAACGTCTGCGCCCTCTCCAC GATTCAGAAGCTGCCTCGACTGCTGGTGACCACGTCAGATGGACATCTCTATATCTACAACTTGGACCCGCAAGATGGAGGAGAGTGCGTCTTAATTAAGAAGCACAG TCTGCTTGGCTCAGGAAAAACGgaggagaacaaagaaaacGACCTTCAGCCTCCAGTACCTCAATCTTACGCAGCGACTGTAGCCAGACAAAGTACAGTGCCTTCAACTTCCACCATGCCAG GTTATTCGGAGGACGGTGGTGCCCTGCGAGGAGAGGTCATCCCAGAGCATGAGTTTGCAACTGGACCAGTGTGTCTTGACGACGAGAATGAGTTTCCTCCT ATAATCTTGTGCCGCGGAGGTCAGCCGGGCAGAGCGAAGAGGTCATGA
- the WIPI1 gene encoding WD repeat domain phosphoinositide-interacting protein 1 isoform X2 translates to MAAQGQGQGGPAALSCCSYNQDRTSLAIGTTTGYKLFSLSSVEQLDQVHESNEIPDVYIVERLFSSSLVVVVSHAKPQQMNVYHFKKGTEICNYSYSSNILSIRLNRQRLIVCLEESIYIHNIKDMKLLKTILDTPPNATGLCALSINHANSYLAYPGSATSGEIALYDGNTLKTACTIPAHDGPLAALTFNSTGSKLASASEKGTVIRVFSIPGGQKLYEFRRGMKRYVNISSLVFSMDSQFLCASSNTETVHIFKLEHLTDSRPEEPPTWSGYMGKMFQAATNYLPAQVSGMINQDRAFATVRLNTSGQRNVCALSTIQKLPRLLVTTSDGHLYIYNLDPQDGGECVLIKKHRRQRGPYQQAGTWGI, encoded by the exons ATGGCGgcgcaggggcaggggcagggcggGCCCGCGGcgctcagctgctgctcctaCAACCAGGACCGCAC CTCTCTGGCAATTGGAACCACAACTGGATACAAGCTTTTCTCCTTAAGTTCTGTGGAGCAACTGGACCAGGTCCACGAAAGCA ATGAAATCCCAGATGTTTACATCGTGGAGCGTCTGTTCTCCAGCAGCCTTGTGGTCGTGGTCAGTCATGCCAAGCCACAGCAAATGAATGTCTACCACTTCAAGAAAGGGACGGAGATCTGCAACTACAGCTATTCCAGTAACATACTGTCCATCCGGCTGAACCGTCAG AGGCTGATTGTTTGCCTGGAGGAGTCAATTTACATCCATAACATTAAGGACATGAAGCTTTTGAAGACCATTCTGGATACGCCTCCCAATGCAACAG GTCTGTGCGCTCTCTCGATCAACCACGCCAACTCCTACTTGGCTTATCCCGGCAGCGCGACCAGCGGAGAGATCGCGCTTTACGACGGAAATACTTTG AAAACAGCCTGCACAATTCCTGCCCATGACGGCCCTCTGGCTGCCCTGACCTTCAACTCCACCGGCTCGAAGCTGGCAAGCGCTTCCGAAAaa GGCACAGTCATTCGGGTATTTTCCATTCCTGGTGGGCAAAAGCTCTATGAATTCCGGCGAGGGATGAAAAG GTACGTGAACATCAGCTCCCTGGTATTCAGCATGGATTCCCAGTTCCTGTGTGCTTCGAGTAACACGGAGACGGTGCACATCTTTAAACTGGAGCATCTCACTGACAG CCGGCCAGAAGAGCCTCCCACCTGGAGCGGGTACATGGGAAAGATGTTCCAGGCTGCTACCAACTACCTCCCTGCCCAAGTATCAGGCATGATAAACCAGGACCGAGCTTTCGCCACTGTACGCCTGAACACCTCCGGGCAGAGGAACGTCTGCGCCCTCTCCAC GATTCAGAAGCTGCCTCGACTGCTGGTGACCACGTCAGATGGACATCTCTATATCTACAACTTGGACCCGCAAGATGGAGGAGAGTGCGTCTTAATTAAGAAGCACAG ACGTCAGAGAGGGCCATATCAGCAGGCAGGGACCTGGGGCATCTAG